Part of the Nicotiana tabacum cultivar K326 chromosome 20, ASM71507v2, whole genome shotgun sequence genome, AAAGAgtcatttttcttatttacttttCAACTGTTTCATAAGTTTTTTTTCACCAAGCGGCTTGATTTTTCGTTCAGGTTGCATCATATACGGGAGAGAGAAGAGCTATTTCTGAATATCAAAATTCTCTAAACAAAGCTTATCATTCTGGTGTACAAGAGGGTTTGGCTTCAGGGCTCGGGTTCGGTGTTTTTATGTTTGTGTTCTATACAAGTTATGCTTTAGCTATATGGTATGGTGCAAAAATGATTTTGGACCACAACTACACTGGAGGAGATGTAATGAATGTCATTATGGCTACACTAACCGGCTCCTTGTAGGTTCCGTTCTGccttttctttgtatgttttgcTTCTCTCACTTGGAGCTTCTTTATCTAACATCCAAAACTCTTTGCAAACAAATGGCACGTATGGCATACGAAAGCACACAGTTCCACATGTATTGATGACACCGATATACTAAGCCTTAATGTCATTCGTCTTTTTAACtcctttgttcctttttcttCTCTTAATTGCAGTTCTTTAGGATATGCATCTCCATGCTTGCGCGCATTTGCTGCTGGAAAGGCTGCAGCATTTAAAATGTTTGAGACGATAAACAGAAAGCCAGCTATAGATCCTTATGATATGAATGGCCAGAAGCTTCACGACATTAGTGGTGACATTGAACTTAAGGATATTTATTTCTGTTATCCAGCAAGACCACAGGAGAGCATATTTGACGGTTTTTCTCTGTCGATACCAAAGGGAACGACAACAGCTCTAGTAGGGCGAAGTGGAAGTGGAAAATCGACAGTGATAAGTCTAATAGTGAGGTTCTATGATCCACAGGCTGGTGAAGTTCTGATTGACGGTATAAATATCAAAGAATTTCAGCTTAGGTGGATCAGGGGGAAAATCGGGCTTGTTAGCCAAGAACCTGTGCTGTTTGGTTCAACAATAAAGGATAATATCGCCTATGGGAAGGACGATGCAACTCTTGCAGAAATTAAAGCTGCTGTTCAACTTGCCAATGCTTCCAAGTTCATTGATAATTTACCTCAGGTCAGGCTTTAGACTTTGGTTGTAAACCATACTTCCACCTGCAATTTTACTGATGAAATTTAATATTGTGACATTAAATTTTTCATCTAAGTTATAGATAACTAATATAGAAGTGGAACCTTggcataactggtaaagttgttgccgtgtgaccaggaggtcacgggttcgagccgtggaaacagtctcttgcagaaatgcagggtaaggctgtgtataatagacccttatggtccgACCCTTCtctggaccccgcgcatagcggaagcttagtaTATCGGGCTGCCCCTTTATAGCTAACAAATTTTCTTCTCGCTACTTAGAAAGTTTAGCTTTGTCCATTATTCCTTCAAATTTAGGGACTAGACACCAGAGTGGGCGATCACGGAAGTCAGCTGTCGGGAGGCCAAAAGCAAAGAATTGCTATTGCAAGAGCAATACTGAAGGATCCCAAAATTCTACTTTTGGATGAAGCTACAAGTGCTCTTGATACAGAATCTGAGAGGATTGTTCAAGAGACATTGGACAGTGTCATGATTAACCGAACTACAGTAATTGTTGCGCATCGCTTAAGTACAGTTAAGAATGCAGATACAATAGCTGTAATCCAAGAGGGAAAGATCATTGAAAAAGGTTTGTGTCATATAAACTATCTTTTCCAGTACACCGGATTCAAGATTATTAGCTAGTTAATTTAAATGAATGTAATTATAAAGATGATAGCAAAaaatgtacaacaacaacaacaacccagtgaaatcccacaagaGGGGTCTGAGgatggtagtgtgtacgcagaccttacccttaccttggAAAGGTAGAAAaattgtttctgatagaccctcggctcaagaaaatgaaaagaaacagtagaaACAAGCAATATCAACATAGAGGGCCAGAAAGATAATAGTAACAACGAAAGAAAACAGTAGAAACGAGCTGTAACAACAACAGAATACTAAGAAACTGAGGCGAAAGATAATAGGAAAGCAACATGAACTACTAGAGATCCAAGACAAGAAAAACTACCAGACTAACCCTAAAACCAACAGTACGGAACAGAAATGATAGCAAAAAATGTATGATTATATTTCTTATCCTTTTCAAACTTTCAGGTTCCCACATGGAACTGCTGCAAAATAGGGAAGGAGCATATGTTCAGCTTATACAGTTGCAAGAGCTTAACAAATGTTCAGGAGAACAAGATTCAAATGAACTGGACAAGGAAGAGATAATCTTAACTCCTGAAAACAAATCAAATAAGCAGAATATCCTAACAAGATCAGTAAGTAGAGGCTCGTTCAGGATCGAGAATAGCAGCCATCATTCGTCGTCCATTTCAGTTAGTGCAGCAGAGAAAGAAGTTAGTGAATGTCATGATCTTAATTCAACAACAGCTGTATTAAGGAAGGATAAAGACAACACACTTTGTCGCTTAGCCTTTTTGAACAAACCAGAGATTCCAGAATTATTACTTGGTTGTATAGCTGCAGTGGTTAATGCTATAATATTACCTATTTTTGGGGTACTTCTTTCTAATGTTATCAAGACTTTCTATGAACCAGCTCATGAACTCAGAAAACATTCAAGATTTTGGTCATTGATATTTGTTGGCCTAGGATTGGCTACTTTATTGGCAGCACCCTTGAGGACATTCTTTTTTGCTGTAGCCGGATGTAAGTTAATTAAGCGGATTCGCCTAATGTGCTTCGAGAAAGTAGTTTACATGGAGATAAGTTGGTTCgacagaaaggagaactcaattGGTGCAATTAGCACCCGACTATCTACAGATGCCGCATCTGTGCGAGGTATGGTTGGAGAGTCACTTGCTTTGGTTGTGCAGAATACGTCGACAGCTATAGCTGGTTTAGTTATTGGACTTGAAGCAAGCTGGCAATTGGCACTCATAATGATAGTTATGTTGCCTCTAATTGGATTAAATGGATATCTTCACATGAAATATGTCAGTGGTTTCGCCGCTGATGCTAAGGTTAGCTCCAAACTTCCGTACTAACGAAAAGTTGCAAGATGAGTTTTCTTAATGCAATTGAAATTTTTCTGCAGAAATTATACGAGGATGCAAGTCAAGTTGCCAGTGAAGCAGTTGGAAGTATAAGAACAGTAGCTTCTTTCTCTGCTGAAGAGAAAGTGGTGCAACTATACAAAAGAAAATGTGAAGAACCAGTTAGAGCTGGAATAAAAGAAGGGTTATTGAGTGGTGCAGGCTTTGGTTTTTCAATGCTCTGCTTGTATTCTGTCTATGCTGCCAGTTTTTATGCTGGTGCTCGATTGATTGAGTCCGGTAAGGTCACATTTGCTGAGGTTTTTCGGGTAAGTCTTGTGAGCTAAAGATAAGATTTTGTATCAAGTTTCTTCTCTTTGTTGTTTTAATTTTCCTAGTTCTGAATTTCAGGTTTTCTATGGTCTTAGCTTGACAGCTACCGCGATTTCTCAATCAGGTGGCCTTGCTCCTGATTCCACCAAAGCCAAAAGTGGTGCATCTTCTATCTTTGCACTTCTTGACAGGCAATCCAAGATAGACTCAAGTGATAACTCAGGAATGACATTAGAAAATGTGAAGGGAAATATTGAGTTTCGACATGTCAGTTTCAATTATCCAAGTAGACCTGAGGCTCAAGTTCTAAAAGATCTATGCCTAATCATTAGCTCTGGTGAGGTAAATTCTAATGCATTATTCCAACTTTTTTTTGCGGTCTTATGACACGATTTGTCAATGATTCTGATGTAAAAAATGTATTTCTTTATGCTAGACGGTTGCGCTAGTAGGAGAAAGTGGGAGCGGAAAATCAACAGTTATTTCTTTGTTGCAAAGATTTTATGATCCTCATTCAGGCCTAATCACATTAGATGGCATAGAAATTCAAAATCTGAAAGTGAAATGGTTGAGACAGCAAATGGGACTGGTAAGTCAGGAGCCTATATTGTTCAATGACACAATCAGAGCAAATATAGCATATGGAAAAGAAAGTGATGCCACAGAAGCAGAAATATTAGCTGCTGCTGAGTTAGCCAATGCTCACAACTTCATCAGTGGCTTACAACAGGTAACATTTTGTGGAATGAAATTGTAGCTGTTACAAGGGGAGCCTTGACGTAACTGGtgaagttgctgccatgtgaccaggaggtcatgggttcgagccgtggaaacagcctcttgcagaaatgcaaggtaaaggCTGCGTATAATAGACCTTCGTGGTCCGACCCGGCGACCCTTCTCCGGACCCTACGCATAgtaggagcttagtgcaccgtgCTGCCTTTTTTATTGATCAGATTCACTAAAATAGGTTCTTGGTCACCTTTCTTGTGTGTAAGTTCACATACACACTAAGGGATGTTATCCGGCATTGCTTCGAATTTTTTGTGTGTGCTTGTAATAacacttttttcaaaaaataatatgtatatatacaataGACCGAATATCTATCTTGGACATGATGTAGACTTTAAACCATCATAGTTCTAGACCAAACCTACTTACAAGATGAATTATGACAATAGGCCGATACTGCTTCTGCAAGCATACGGCATTGCATTATGTCCTATGTTACATGGATTCATTACGTGTACAAATCAAATATGAATGCATGGAGTCTTTTTAACTTTGGGTGTATCTCGAAAAATTTACATGAATATCTAAAGTCATAGCCGTTCAACACGCGTATGTCAAGACATATATATAAAGAATCATCTAAGATAGACTTAATCTATGTCCTTTGCCATTTCATTCTCAACTTCTTGCCTCATAGACTATATGCAATTTGCTTCCTTTTCACCTTAATGTGCAGGGCTATGACACACTAGTTGGTGAAAGAGGAATACAACTATCTGGTGGACAGAAGCAAAGAGTTGCAATTGCAAGAGCAATAGTGAAGTGTCCAAAGATACTACTACTAGATGAGGCCACAAGTGCACTTGACTCTGAGTCTGAGAAAGTAGTTCAAGATGCACTTGATAGAGTAAGGGAAGGCAGAACTACAGTTGTGGTGGCTCATAGGCTATCCACAATTAAAGGAGCGGATGTTATTGCAGTAATCAAAGATGGAGTcattgttgaaaaaggaaatcaTGAAACTTTGATTAATAGAGAAGATGGTATTTATGCTTCTCTAATATCAAAGTCTACTAGCACTATGAAGTAGTACAtgttttttatataataatagtGTCACGGGTTCAAGCTGTGGAAACAGCATCTTACAGAAATGTAggataaggctgcgtacaatagacccttgtggtccggccttcCCCGGACCCcccacatagcgggagcttagtgcaccagccTGCTTTTTTTAGTGTCTAGTCCTTTCTTGAGCCGATGATCTATCGTAAACAAGCTCTTTATCTTCACAAGGTAGGTATAAGATCTGCGTATATACCACtatccctagaccccacttgcaGAATTTCGCTGGTTCTATTGTTAAATGGTATTCAGTCTAGTTTATGCATCTATCGATTGTTTCATCGGGCACCTGCTATTTCTAACGAAGCAGTACATATTAAGGTACAAGGAAATGTAATGTTGGCAAGGGAACTACAATTTCTTAATCTCTTTCATTTTCTCTTTTGTTGAGCATATTGTGCAATTATTAATGGAGTATTCCATATTCTTTCTTACTCATGGAGGAATGAAGCATCAAtacttctctcttttctttcataATAGCTTTTGGGATTGCTTGGACATTTGACTAGTAGGAGAATGAAAGATGGAAGACATGGCTACAACCTTATACTTAAAATGATACTCCTCTCAATTTATGTGACATAGTTTGACTTGACACGGAGTTTAagaggaagaaaaaaagaaaatttttaaaatttgtggtctcAAAAACTTAAAAGATAAAAGTTGGTAgaaccataatatttgtgtggctataacaAGCTTTTCATTAAGAGTAAAATggataaattaaattatttttttaaaatataaaaatgtgtCGTTCTTTTTAGATAAAAGTAATAAGGAAAGTGCGGCAAATAGATTGAAACGAAAGAAGTatgtatttaagttatataaTAACAGTGTCAATTCATTTTTGACattgtaaattcttaaaattataGGCATATAGTAGGTTATCATTCTATCTTTTCATGTCACCAGATCAGACTCTATATCAAGAATTACTTGTTATTGTAAGCTAATGTAACCTGATAGTGTCAAGAATCTAAATATTGTTAGTGCACAAAACCTAAATTCAAATAAAATTACAACTGTCAGAGTCTACTTTCAATCCATCCTGTCAGTCGTTATTTTTTCTTCTATGGTGATACTTATTTTCTATGTTTCTCGGACTAGCTCTGAAAATAACTTTAACCTCACTCTAATTATAGTTTTTGATTTGATAGTAAAagtaatgtttaattttattaaaatagaTAAGGAaagtaattaaagaaaaatagaaataattttatATTGTTTCATAAGTGATTACTTAAAGGACTAATCCTTTTCAAATTTGGAGAATTCTTAAGTCGTCCAAGCAAAGATTTCGTAAAAAGGGGTACTAACCAAAGCCTGGCCTATGAGATATCGATCACTTTTCAAAGTCGACAAAGCATATATAAAAGCGtatattgtatttttttaatttttaaatggCAGTTTCAAATCAAAAAAATGCGTTCGTAAAGAAATATGGAAAAGAAAGGAATATTCGATAGCATTAAAGGCTTTTTCCGTAGCAAAATCTCTTTCTAAAAGTTTTTTTTGTACcccaaacaaatataaataagtaataaaaatGTTAGAATAATTTGAATCAACTtgaaaaaattattcaattattatCTAATTGAATAATTTAACAATTTCCTTTTCATAttagaaaaaacaaaaacaaaagggaACTTAATAAGTTAATATGGTTATTGTTTGATTTTTCAATCCTCTATTAAAGCTCGACATAAAAGTACATTTTAATCActcaaaatagaaaaatacaatatttttattgCCTTTTAATtacctttttttatttataattttaatcaCATTTATCTTTCAATGTCTGAATCATATTTATCTCTACATCTCACTATTATATTAAAATTTTCTAAATAAATTACAGTTAACCTTTTGTTCCCACTTTACGATTTCTTGTTATTAATATCACAACCAAAGaagcaagaaaaaaaaagtaaaaacagcAATTGCCACGTAATCAGCAAGCATTCCACGTGGCGTACACAAGGCAAAATCCTAGCCGTCGATTTTAATAAATACAATCCAACGGTCGTAAACATAAGAAAAAGCATGGCGGGAAGAAGGAAAAACGTGGGTAACCGAAAATGGTAGCAAGCTCACCTGCGCAAAGCACAAATCCACTGCCACGTAATATTCAACCAACCAATACCTTCCACGTGTCATAAAACAGTTAGTGAAACTTCTCCGTTATTACATCGAACAAGGAATAATTCTTTGTATATATAAAAACCAAAATCTTTGTTCGGTTTGACGGTGAAGCTCAATCAAAAGAACTTCAGCGTCTAAACAAAAAATGGAAGCCTCTACCGGAGTTTTGCGCCGATTTCCTTCCGTCGCCGGCGCTGTTGCCGGAGTTAACAACAACCGCTTTCACCATAACTCTTCTAGTTCAAAATTGTCCATGTTAAGTTTTACAGAAATTAGGGGAAGTTTGAAATCGAAAAAGTTAATGGTTTCTGGGTTTAAAGATGAGGGTTATTTGGAGTATTATAATTCTTCTGGTAGAGGTAGTAGTAGGATTATTAGGTGTGGGAAGAAAGAGAAGAACAAAGAGAATGACGTGGCGTTGaaaaagacgaagaagaagatgaaattgcTTAAGGGTTTGTCTAGGGATTTGTCTAATTTGAGTGAGATGggaattggttttggttttggttcTGATATTGGTTTGGTTGATCAAGTTCAAGGGAAGACTATTTCGGTAAGTTCTTAATGATTTAATTTTCTGTATTTCTCAAATTTGAATTGTGTTGTTATTATCTTGTTTGTTTAAATTAAGTTATGCAATTATTCAATCTGTGTAAAGTTATTGTCTTGTTTGTTGTAATAAATCAGAAGTTAAACTGATCTTGTGAGATGATCAACTTTTTGTTGGTGTTCAGGTTTGAGCAATATATATTAgtatacaaatatataattttactaAGTTCAAACCTAGTTTTGCACCTATGTTGTCTATAGATCTACAAATCTAAAATCCTAGATTTAGCTTACTGATTTGGTATTTGACACCCAGAGGTAGAAGCCGGATTTTCACCAAGGggttcaaaaaatgaaaaaaagtaaACATGCGAAGAAGTTGAGAGGATTCAATATCTAACATATATACATGGAGGAAAAACAATGTATTTTTTGGCGCCTTCTGCACACCTAGCTCTGCCCCTGTTGACACCCGTATCCCTGTTTTATGATCTTCATAGTTTAATACTCCAAAATATAATTCTGCTCAATCAATTGCTCGAATCGACCAGTTTAGTTGTATTAGGTTTAGACTAGTTAATGGGCACACAAAATTGCACAAGTTAGATAGAAGTGCAAATACACAAGCGGATTCTCAAGTTTGAACTTCACTATGCtgttaaaattatgggttcaaatctaatatttgttgagattttagtaggtttttaaatatatatatctgTGTCAAAAGTTATTATTTCATGTGAAACCGTAGCCCTAAGGCTACATCCACCCTTGCAATTAGATGTGTTAGATGACTAACCAAATATTaatataatttcttttatttctattcTTGTGGTAGTAAATAAGTTAGAACTATATGGAATATTTCTCTTCCAGTTTGTTTATGTTGCCTTTCCTCTCTATTCAGGAAACGGCAGAGCTATTGTTAGGACAACTTCAACAGCTAAAGGCAGAGGAGAAAGAGttgaagaggaaaagaaaagaagaaaaagcacTCATGAAAATGAAAGGAGCAAGTCAAGTACAAGGCATAACGAACCGTGAAATGTCATCATCTTCAAGCTCTTCTTCCGAATCAAGTGAATCAAGCGATGATGAATGTCAAAATTTGGTTGACATGAAAAGCCTGAAAATAGAATCTCTTGCCCAAACAATACCGGAGGCATGTGAACGTGCACTCGAGAATGCAACATCAACAATAGAGAATCATATGATTGAGCCTCGGACTCAACATCCGGAAGTGGATACATCAGTAGAGATCTCAAGCAAATCATCAACTTCCAATGAGGACTCAACAGAGAGGATGACGAGTCTAGTAGTACCTGTCCCTACTATTTTAGAGCGAAGCGAGGAACACTGCTTGGAAGCTAGTGACCGCTACATTGGCAATGTAGGCAGCAGCCCTAATGCAGCTGTAGCTGCTACAACAACAGCAGCGGGgacgaagaagattgaagtatgTATGGGGGGTAAATGCAAGAGATCAGGCGCTGGGGCGATATTAGAGAAATTTCAGCAGATGGTTGGGATTGAAGCTGCAGTTTCGGGGTGCAAATGCATGGGAAAATGCAAGGTTGGTCCAAATGTCAGGGTTTCAGTGAGTAGTGACAGTTGCTTCGACGCGTTCCAAGCCGGTGATTCTGTCTCTGTTAACTCTGCTCCTAGCAGTAATAATTCTTTGTGTATTGGAGTTGGTTTAGAGGATGTGAGTTTGATTGCAGCCAATTTGCTTGGTAGATATCCAGAAGTAGGGCTAGCCAATGCCGTGCGTTAAGATGTTCTTTTCTTTCAATGCATTAGGTAGGATATGAAGTGATTTTTAGGATTAGCAATGGGTTTTGGATTGCTTTTTGATAAtgtaaatattatcattatttactaCGTTTGCTATATTCCTTTGTAAATAGtatattattatttactgagACTTTAGTGATTGTTATGTCATGCTATACTGTACTTTGGTCAATTCATTTTATATGGCACCTTTTTTTTGATCCGTTGTAGCAACAttatttacttttaaattttctcttcttttggCACTAGTATTTACTAGTAGTTGATATGGGAAAAGTCATTTTTCTTAATGTTTGTGTTCGATCAAATACTGTTGTCAGTGACTTACAGTTTTCGTGTTCAGTCGAATACTATTCATCTAAAATATACCATACGGACCTATTTTTACCTGCTCGTTTTTACAGTTTCACCATGTTAAAGCATACAGAGAACTGATAACACCATCTCTTCCCATTGACTTAATTAAGCATATTTTAAGAATAGGCATGGCTAACAAAATAGGGGAAGGGGAAAAAATGATCAAAAGCATCTCAGGTTTTTTGGGATTAAGGCGTAGTTGATTGATATTAAACGTACATTCTATATCCGAGATATTGAGACAGTAAGGCATAACATAGTTGACAAATTGAAAAGGTGTTAGATAGCCCAAAAAGGAAACATAGCATATTACTACCCTCTATCAAACAAAATGAGGGAATGCTCCGTACTACTGCTAAACAAGTATTCATAGACTAGTCGAATATACACACCACCGATTTCCTCTACTGTGTATATGAGACGGGGGTTTAATATTTGTTCTTTGAGTGCTCATTGCTCACTGATGACAatgttttttcctgagctcaTGAGGTGGTGAGTTATTACACCGCTTTATGAAGGAGTCGAGGGTCTTCTGTTTTGAAGGGCTGCTGTAGGACTGATTAGTCGAAACTTCCAAGGACTTCTCGTGGCCATCAAGCATCTGCATACACATTTGTAACTTTATTAGCGAGGGTGCTAGTTTTGTACCTCAAGTATTCAATAGAGAATTAAGTAGAAGACCTGTCCGAGATTTTCCAGCTTGCTCTGAACAACATCCCTGTACAAAAGTCATAAGAATAGCCATTACACCAGAACTTCTACCTTTAGCATGTTCACTCTCAAATAAATTAGAAAGCTCTATTAGTAACAACAGGACGTACCAAATAATGTCATCAACAGTGTCATTTGCCAGCAGATAACACACATTGACAGAGGACACCTAGAAAGGAAGCACATCCATTAAAGTTCTGACTCCTGAATATATTGATTTCTTAGAGAATTAACGCTACTGTAGTCTGCTAACTTAACATGCAGAGACACCCATAATTTAGTCGTTATTTAAACCAAAATTACTGGAATACAGATAGGAAATAGCGAAATACTGCAAATGAATCAGTGTCTTCCAACTTATACTCCTTTTATATTCCTATTTTTGGTTGCATTAAGTGCTAATGAATCGCCGAGGTTCtcccggaaacaacctctctacccttccggggtaggggtaaggtctacgcacactctactctccccagaccccattttactgggtatgttgttgttgttgttattgttgctgtaAGTGCTAATGAATCACAACAGCTTGCTACAACAGCCAATTAACCAAGCCATGTATACTAGcggatttgaaaataattcaggaACGAAAAATATCTTCAAACAATTATCTAACATTATGTTGCTCACCTGGCCAATTCTGTGAGCTCGATCCTCGGCTTGAATAAGGTCACCTGGTGTCCATGATAATTCTGCAAATATCACTGTACTTGCTGCTGTTAATGTTAACCCGACACCCCCAGCTTTGATGGATAGCTATAATACAACAGTTATAACAATATTATTTCCCATTTTGCATAACCTCCCTTTTGCACTTTATTTATAGATCAACCAGGAAACCAGTCATATGGTCAAATTACACAGTTTCTTTGACTAATTATAATAGATCATGACATTACCACTGCAGCCTTAATTGTTTCTTTTTCCTGGAAATCTGTTACCAATGCTTGTCGTAATGCTGATGGAGTACTGCCATCAATCCTAATACAACCAACCTTCTTCTTCTGCAAAACAAAGGGAACATTCAAATAGTCTACAATTCTCGAATTTCAACTAAAACATGCAAATCTTACAAGTAAATAGTTGTGTATCGATTCAATCATTGGTTGATGATGCGCAAATATCAGGAACTTGCAGTCTGCCTGCATGTTTGAAAAAACTACAGTTATTACACcaaaaagaacaagaaggataTCGAAGCTTATATGAAGAAGCAAGAAGTTGGCATATTGGAGAGGACGTGCAACTGCTCTATAGACAAAACATAAATCATTGTG contains:
- the LOC107770345 gene encoding ABC transporter B family member 11-like isoform X1, which gives rise to MAEENAIETGIDNRETRVLESSEGSNFPRESDKTKKQKDAAAATAEEVAYYKLFAFADPIDHALMVIGMITAVGSGICFPLMAVLFGELVDSFGMTVDNAKIVGKVSKVALKFMYLAFGSGLATFTQVACWTVTGERQAARIRYLYLRTVLRQDIGFFDQKANTGVIIESLCSDTLTIQDAIGQKVGKFIQVSATFSGGFVIAFIKGWRLSLVLLSSVPPLVISSAVLTILLAKLASRAQTHYSEAATVVEQTISSIKTVASYTGERRAISEYQNSLNKAYHSGVQEGLASGLGFGVFMFVFYTSYALAIWYGAKMILDHNYTGGDVMNVIMATLTGSFSLGYASPCLRAFAAGKAAAFKMFETINRKPAIDPYDMNGQKLHDISGDIELKDIYFCYPARPQESIFDGFSLSIPKGTTTALVGRSGSGKSTVISLIVRFYDPQAGEVLIDGINIKEFQLRWIRGKIGLVSQEPVLFGSTIKDNIAYGKDDATLAEIKAAVQLANASKFIDNLPQGLDTRVGDHGSQLSGGQKQRIAIARAILKDPKILLLDEATSALDTESERIVQETLDSVMINRTTVIVAHRLSTVKNADTIAVIQEGKIIEKGSHMELLQNREGAYVQLIQLQELNKCSGEQDSNELDKEEIILTPENKSNKQNILTRSVSRGSFRIENSSHHSSSISVSAAEKEVSECHDLNSTTAVLRKDKDNTLCRLAFLNKPEIPELLLGCIAAVVNAIILPIFGVLLSNVIKTFYEPAHELRKHSRFWSLIFVGLGLATLLAAPLRTFFFAVAGCKLIKRIRLMCFEKVVYMEISWFDRKENSIGAISTRLSTDAASVRGMVGESLALVVQNTSTAIAGLVIGLEASWQLALIMIVMLPLIGLNGYLHMKYVSGFAADAKKLYEDASQVASEAVGSIRTVASFSAEEKVVQLYKRKCEEPVRAGIKEGLLSGAGFGFSMLCLYSVYAASFYAGARLIESGKVTFAEVFRVFYGLSLTATAISQSGGLAPDSTKAKSGASSIFALLDRQSKIDSSDNSGMTLENVKGNIEFRHVSFNYPSRPEAQVLKDLCLIISSGETVALVGESGSGKSTVISLLQRFYDPHSGLITLDGIEIQNLKVKWLRQQMGLVSQEPILFNDTIRANIAYGKESDATEAEILAAAELANAHNFISGLQQGYDTLVGERGIQLSGGQKQRVAIARAIVKCPKILLLDEATSALDSESEKVVQDALDRVREGRTTVVVAHRLSTIKGADVIAVIKDGVIVEKGNHETLINREDGIYASLISKSTSTMK
- the LOC107770345 gene encoding ABC transporter B family member 11-like isoform X2; its protein translation is MAEENAIETGIDNRETRVLESSEGSNFPRESDKTKKQKDAAAATAEEVAYYKLFAFADPIDHALMVIGMITAVGSGICFPLMAVLFGELVDSFGMTVDNAKIVGKVSKVALKFMYLAFGSGLATFTQVACWTVTGERQAARIRYLYLRTVLRQDIGFFDQKANTGVIIESLCSDTLTIQDAIGQKVGKFIQVSATFSGGFVIAFIKGWRLSLVLLSSVPPLVISSAVLTILLAKLASRAQTHYSEAATVVEQTISSIKTVASYTGERRAISEYQNSLNKAYHSGVQEGLASGLGFGVFMFVFYTSYALAIWYGAKMILDHNYTGGDVMNVIMATLTGSFSLGYASPCLRAFAAGKAAAFKMFETINRKPAIDPYDMNGQKLHDISGDIELKDIYFCYPARPQESIFDGFSLSIPKGTTTALVGRSGSGKSTVISLIVRFYDPQAGEVLIDGINIKEFQLRWIRGKIGLVSQEPVLFGSTIKDNIAYGKDDATLAEIKAAVQLANASKFIDNLPQGLDTRVGDHGSQLSGGQKQRIAIARAILKDPKILLLDEATSALDTESERIVQETLDSVMINRTTVIVAHRLSTVKNADTIAVIQEGKIIEKGSHMELLQNREGAYVQLIQLQELNKCSGEQDSNELDKEEIILTPENKSNKQNILTRSVSRGSFRIENSSHHSSSISVSAAEKEVSECHDLNSTTAVLRKDKDNTLCRLAFLNKPEIPELLLGCIAAVVNAIILPIFGVLLSNVIKTFYEPAHELRKHSRFWSLIFVGLGLATLLAAPLRTFFFAVAGCKLIKRIRLMCFEKVVYMEISWFDRKENSIGAISTRLSTDAASVRGMVGESLALVVQNTSTAIAGLVIGLEASWQLALIMIVMLPLIGLNGYLHMKYVSGFAADAKKLYEDASQVASEAVGSIRTVASFSAEEKVVQLYKRKCEEPVRAGIKEGLLSGAGFGFSMLCLYSVYAASFYAGARLIESGKVTFAEVFRVFYGLSLTATAISQSGGLAPDSTKAKSGASSIFALLDRQSKIDSSDNSGMTLENVKGNIEFRHVSFNYPSRPEAQVLKDLCLIISSDGCASRRKWERKINSYFFVAKIL
- the LOC107770344 gene encoding diacylglycerol O-acyltransferase 3, which encodes MEASTGVLRRFPSVAGAVAGVNNNRFHHNSSSSKLSMLSFTEIRGSLKSKKLMVSGFKDEGYLEYYNSSGRGSSRIIRCGKKEKNKENDVALKKTKKKMKLLKGLSRDLSNLSEMGIGFGFGSDIGLVDQVQGKTISETAELLLGQLQQLKAEEKELKRKRKEEKALMKMKGASQVQGITNREMSSSSSSSSESSESSDDECQNLVDMKSLKIESLAQTIPEACERALENATSTIENHMIEPRTQHPEVDTSVEISSKSSTSNEDSTERMTSLVVPVPTILERSEEHCLEASDRYIGNVGSSPNAAVAATTTAAGTKKIEVCMGGKCKRSGAGAILEKFQQMVGIEAAVSGCKCMGKCKVGPNVRVSVSSDSCFDAFQAGDSVSVNSAPSSNNSLCIGVGLEDVSLIAANLLGRYPEVGLANAVR